From one Coffea eugenioides isolate CCC68of chromosome 11, Ceug_1.0, whole genome shotgun sequence genomic stretch:
- the LOC113751188 gene encoding receptor-like protein EIX2 isoform X2: MGHLNFLDTTPSLPFLSLFITILVASQIPLGCTREAHSSNFTCIESERQSLLRFKDSLTDESNRLSSWTGGDCCSWKGIGCHRTTGRVVKLDLRNLEQPELYEASDPSYHCRSCLAGDQLSPSLVNLTKLQYLDVSVNNFSGIRIPTFLGLLKDLRYLNLSDAGFVGEVPRHLGNLSHLRLNDTIPSSLWQLTKLQELYIAANALTGELSEHHFAKLRELKILDVSDNLFSLHVSSSWVPPFQLQYIWMASVKIGPRFPNWLRTQKEIEALNMYNASISDAIPGWFGVLSNDTRGLILSGNKLEGSLNSVISAAGVDKKVLQMRYLHLNHNHFTGSIPEDLCKLKTLIYLDLSNNHLSGRIPLCLGNLRYLRILHLGSNSLYGQIPGSLGNLGELISLQLSKNRFDGKLPPSMQNLKRLRFLDLGENRIADTIPAWIGERSSHLEFLTLQSNNFHGGISNTLCQLPYLQVLNLEHNDLSGSIPHCFKNFTAMESTEPGTFPYSNNSFVDPVLRNFKAGIELEYSKTIDSVKSISLSGNNLVGEIPDEIMGLVGLQTLNLSKNHLNGRIPKNIGNLKQLETLDLSMNELRGEIPPSLSSIYSLSSLNLSYNKLSGPIPSGNQLQTLNDPSIYEGNIGLCGKPLLNSCPAGESPTENGPVLDDKGHSESDFSWFYAGFGPGFSVGVVGVVGILQFKQSWRYALFKCVENAYDRIWVMIGLKTSRLRRNFH; encoded by the exons ATGGGGCATCTGAATTTTCTTGATACTACTCCTTCATTACCGTTCTTGTCCTTATTCATAACTATTTTGGTCGCCAGCCAAATTCCATTAGGCTGCACTAGAGAAGCCCATTCTTCAAATTTCACTTGCATTGAAAGTGAACGACAATCTCTTCTTCGATTCAAAGATAGCTTGACAGATGAATCCAATCGTCTATCATCATGGACCGGAGGAGACTGCTGTTCATGGAAAGGAATTGGTTGCCACAGAACAACTGGCCGTGTGGTTAAACTTGATCTACGCAATTTGGAGCAACCTGAATTATATGAAGCTTCTGATCCTTCATATCATTGCAGGTCTTGCCTAGCAGGTGACCAGTTAAGTCCATCTTTGGTCAATTTGACCAAGTTGCAATACTTGGACGTGAGCGTGAATAATTTCTCAGGAATCCGAATTCCCACATTTCTTGGATTGCTCAAAGACTTGAGATACCTCAATCTCTCAGATGCAGGATTTGTTGGTGAAGTTCCCCGTCATTTAGGAAATCTCTCGCATTTAAG GTTAAATGATACCATACCCTCCAGCCTTTGGCAACTCACCAAGTTACAAGAGTTATACATTGCTGCAAATGCATTAACCGGTGAACTATCTGAACACCATTTTGCAAAACTCAGAGAGCTAAAGATTTTGGACGTTTCTGATAACTTATTCTCTCTGCACGTGAGCTCCTCCTGGGTTCCTCCTTTTCAACTACAATATATTTGGATGGCATCTGTCAAAATAGGGCCCCGGTTCCCAAATTGGCTACGCACGCAAAAGGAGATTGAAGCGCTAAATATGTACAATGCGAGCATTTCAGATGCCATACCCGGCTGGTTCGGAGTGCTTTCTAATGATACTAGAGGCTTAATTCTCTCCGGTAACAAATTGGAGGGATCTCTCAACTCAGTTATTTCAG CGGCTGGTGTTGATAAAAAGGTTTTACAAATGCGGTATCTCCACCTCAATCACAACCATTTCACTGGTAGTATCCCGGAAGACTTGTGCAAGTTGAAAACTTTAATTTATTTAGATCTGTCCAACAACCATTTGTCTGGAAGAATTCCTTTATGCTTGGGAAACTTGCGATATTTGAGGATCCTACATTTGGGAAGTAACAGCCTATATGGTCAGATCCCAGGTTCACTGGGCAACTTGGGAGAACTTATTAGTCTGCAATTGAGTAAAAATAGGTTTGATGGGAAGCTCCCTCCTTCAATGCAGAATCTGAAAAGATTGCGGTTCCTGGATCTGGGAGAAAATAGAATAGCGGATACTATACCAGCGTGGATTGGGGAAAGGTCATCACACTTGGAGTTTCTGACACTTCAGTCGAATAATTTCCACGGAGGTATCTCTAATACACTCTGCCAACTCCCATATCTTCAAGTGCTCAACCTGGAACATAATGATTTATCTGGATCTATTCCTCACTGCTTTAAAAACTTCACCGCGATGGAATCAACTGAACCAGGAACATTTCCGTACTCAAACAATTCTTTTGTTGATCCCGTACTGCGAAACTTTAAGGCAGGAATAGAGCTTGAGTACTCAAAAACCATAGATTCTGTTAAATCCATTAGCCTCTCAGGAAATAATTTGGTCGGTGAAATCCCTGATGAGATAATGGGTCTCGTTGGGTTGCAAACTTTGAACCTTTCAAAAAACCATCTAAATGGAAGGATCCCCAAGAACATTGGCAATTTGAAGCAACTTGAAACACTTGATTTATCGATGAATGAACTCAGAGGTGAAATCCCTCCAAGCTTGTCGAGTATATACTCATTGAGCTCTCTGAATTTGTCATACAATAAGCTATCAGGGCCGATACCATCTGGAAATCAACTTCAGACCTTGAATGATCCATCCATCTATGAGGGAAACATTGGACTCTGTGGGAAGCCACTCCTGAACAGCTGCCCTGCAGGCGAATCGCCAACAGAAAATGGGCCTGTTCTCGACGATAAAGGTCACAGCGAGTCTGATTTCTCATGGTTTTATGCCGGTTTTGGACCTGGATTCAGTGTTGGTGTAGTGGGAGTTGTGGGAATCCTTCAATTCAAGCAGTCATGGCGCTATGCATTATTCAAATGTGTGGAAAATGCCTATGACAGAATTTGGGTTATGATCGGATTGAAGACTTCTCGTCTACGGAGGAATTTCCATTGA
- the LOC113751188 gene encoding receptor-like protein EIX2 isoform X1 codes for MGHLNFLDTTPSLPFLSLFITILVASQIPLGCTREAHSSNFTCIESERQSLLRFKDSLTDESNRLSSWTGGDCCSWKGIGCHRTTGRVVKLDLRNLEQPELYEASDPSYHCRSCLAGDQLSPSLVNLTKLQYLDVSVNNFSGIRIPTFLGLLKDLRYLNLSDAGFVGEVPRHLGNLSHLRYLDIGFSSSNYIPIDNNLTSNDVGWVAKLSSLEYLSLRGVNLSNARDGFLAVSMLASLKTLDLEYCELVVPHLSQVNFTSLSSLQLRFNQFLNPTLPPWLRNLTSLQGLGLFSNNLDDKVHDTFRQMTSLVNLDLGRNHFDTSTLRSICNISSLTGLYMSENQLQGSIPSEIGQFPQLTQLDLSNNRLNDTIPSSLWQLTKLQELYIAANALTGELSEHHFAKLRELKILDVSDNLFSLHVSSSWVPPFQLQYIWMASVKIGPRFPNWLRTQKEIEALNMYNASISDAIPGWFGVLSNDTRGLILSGNKLEGSLNSVISAAGVDKKVLQMRYLHLNHNHFTGSIPEDLCKLKTLIYLDLSNNHLSGRIPLCLGNLRYLRILHLGSNSLYGQIPGSLGNLGELISLQLSKNRFDGKLPPSMQNLKRLRFLDLGENRIADTIPAWIGERSSHLEFLTLQSNNFHGGISNTLCQLPYLQVLNLEHNDLSGSIPHCFKNFTAMESTEPGTFPYSNNSFVDPVLRNFKAGIELEYSKTIDSVKSISLSGNNLVGEIPDEIMGLVGLQTLNLSKNHLNGRIPKNIGNLKQLETLDLSMNELRGEIPPSLSSIYSLSSLNLSYNKLSGPIPSGNQLQTLNDPSIYEGNIGLCGKPLLNSCPAGESPTENGPVLDDKGHSESDFSWFYAGFGPGFSVGVVGVVGILQFKQSWRYALFKCVENAYDRIWVMIGLKTSRLRRNFH; via the exons ATGGGGCATCTGAATTTTCTTGATACTACTCCTTCATTACCGTTCTTGTCCTTATTCATAACTATTTTGGTCGCCAGCCAAATTCCATTAGGCTGCACTAGAGAAGCCCATTCTTCAAATTTCACTTGCATTGAAAGTGAACGACAATCTCTTCTTCGATTCAAAGATAGCTTGACAGATGAATCCAATCGTCTATCATCATGGACCGGAGGAGACTGCTGTTCATGGAAAGGAATTGGTTGCCACAGAACAACTGGCCGTGTGGTTAAACTTGATCTACGCAATTTGGAGCAACCTGAATTATATGAAGCTTCTGATCCTTCATATCATTGCAGGTCTTGCCTAGCAGGTGACCAGTTAAGTCCATCTTTGGTCAATTTGACCAAGTTGCAATACTTGGACGTGAGCGTGAATAATTTCTCAGGAATCCGAATTCCCACATTTCTTGGATTGCTCAAAGACTTGAGATACCTCAATCTCTCAGATGCAGGATTTGTTGGTGAAGTTCCCCGTCATTTAGGAAATCTCTCGCATTTAAGGTACTTAGATATTGGTTTTTCAAGTTCAAATTACATCCCAATAGATAATAACTTGACGAGTAATGATGTGGGATGGGTCGCTAAACTCTCTTCTCTTGAGTACCTGTCCCTAAGAGGAGTAAACCTTTCAAATGCTCGAGATGGGTTCCTAGCAGTTAGCATGCTTGCTTCGCTAAAAACACTAGATTTGGAGTATTGTGAACTTGTAGTTCCTCATCTTTCACAGGTCAATTTCACATCTCTTTCTTCCCTTCAACTCAGGTTCAATCAATTTCTCAACCCCACCCTGCCTCCATGGCTGCGTAACTTAACGAGCCTCCAAGGTCTTGGTCTTTTTTCTAATAATTTGGATGACAAGGTTCATGATACATTTAGGCAAATGACCTCTCTAGTTAACCTGGATCTGGGACGAAATCACTTTGATACTTCAACATTGAGATCCATTTGCAACATTAGCAGTCTTACTGGTTTATATATGAGCGAGAATCAGTTGCAGGGTTCAATACCAAGTGAAATAGGCCAGTTTCCACAACTAACTCAACTAGATCTGTCCAATAATAGGTTAAATGATACCATACCCTCCAGCCTTTGGCAACTCACCAAGTTACAAGAGTTATACATTGCTGCAAATGCATTAACCGGTGAACTATCTGAACACCATTTTGCAAAACTCAGAGAGCTAAAGATTTTGGACGTTTCTGATAACTTATTCTCTCTGCACGTGAGCTCCTCCTGGGTTCCTCCTTTTCAACTACAATATATTTGGATGGCATCTGTCAAAATAGGGCCCCGGTTCCCAAATTGGCTACGCACGCAAAAGGAGATTGAAGCGCTAAATATGTACAATGCGAGCATTTCAGATGCCATACCCGGCTGGTTCGGAGTGCTTTCTAATGATACTAGAGGCTTAATTCTCTCCGGTAACAAATTGGAGGGATCTCTCAACTCAGTTATTTCAG CGGCTGGTGTTGATAAAAAGGTTTTACAAATGCGGTATCTCCACCTCAATCACAACCATTTCACTGGTAGTATCCCGGAAGACTTGTGCAAGTTGAAAACTTTAATTTATTTAGATCTGTCCAACAACCATTTGTCTGGAAGAATTCCTTTATGCTTGGGAAACTTGCGATATTTGAGGATCCTACATTTGGGAAGTAACAGCCTATATGGTCAGATCCCAGGTTCACTGGGCAACTTGGGAGAACTTATTAGTCTGCAATTGAGTAAAAATAGGTTTGATGGGAAGCTCCCTCCTTCAATGCAGAATCTGAAAAGATTGCGGTTCCTGGATCTGGGAGAAAATAGAATAGCGGATACTATACCAGCGTGGATTGGGGAAAGGTCATCACACTTGGAGTTTCTGACACTTCAGTCGAATAATTTCCACGGAGGTATCTCTAATACACTCTGCCAACTCCCATATCTTCAAGTGCTCAACCTGGAACATAATGATTTATCTGGATCTATTCCTCACTGCTTTAAAAACTTCACCGCGATGGAATCAACTGAACCAGGAACATTTCCGTACTCAAACAATTCTTTTGTTGATCCCGTACTGCGAAACTTTAAGGCAGGAATAGAGCTTGAGTACTCAAAAACCATAGATTCTGTTAAATCCATTAGCCTCTCAGGAAATAATTTGGTCGGTGAAATCCCTGATGAGATAATGGGTCTCGTTGGGTTGCAAACTTTGAACCTTTCAAAAAACCATCTAAATGGAAGGATCCCCAAGAACATTGGCAATTTGAAGCAACTTGAAACACTTGATTTATCGATGAATGAACTCAGAGGTGAAATCCCTCCAAGCTTGTCGAGTATATACTCATTGAGCTCTCTGAATTTGTCATACAATAAGCTATCAGGGCCGATACCATCTGGAAATCAACTTCAGACCTTGAATGATCCATCCATCTATGAGGGAAACATTGGACTCTGTGGGAAGCCACTCCTGAACAGCTGCCCTGCAGGCGAATCGCCAACAGAAAATGGGCCTGTTCTCGACGATAAAGGTCACAGCGAGTCTGATTTCTCATGGTTTTATGCCGGTTTTGGACCTGGATTCAGTGTTGGTGTAGTGGGAGTTGTGGGAATCCTTCAATTCAAGCAGTCATGGCGCTATGCATTATTCAAATGTGTGGAAAATGCCTATGACAGAATTTGGGTTATGATCGGATTGAAGACTTCTCGTCTACGGAGGAATTTCCATTGA